Proteins co-encoded in one Setaria viridis chromosome 9, Setaria_viridis_v4.0, whole genome shotgun sequence genomic window:
- the LOC117837086 gene encoding AAA-ATPase At2g46620, with the protein MPLRAASGAGAGALVAIAYAAVALAALRLLLSYKSALYALRRLWRCADEWAQAYQYHEVPRFACDGAENPLFRKAAAYVAALPSLEDADATSVLSSASRTNGGLSLQLGPGHTARDAFLGARLAWTNTDDDRLVLRVRRHDRTRVLRPYLQHVESVADEMEQRRRELRLFANTGVDGTTGAPRWASAPFTHPATLDAVAMDPDLKARVRADLESFLKGRAYYHRLGRAWRRSYLLYGPPGTGKSTFAAAMARFLGYDVYDIDLSRAGNDDLRALLMHTTPRSLILVEDLDRYVQGGGDGEARAARVLSFMDGVASCCGEERVMVFTMRGGKDAVDAAVVRPGRLDVHIHFTLCDFEAFKALASNYLGLKDHKLYPQVEEGFHAGARLSPAELGEIMLANRASPSRALRNVITKLQHVSGGGAPPRHPAHKRNTSWSGAGQQWEEQPARASAESTEADETAAPAGGGVFGKDAPMREFKKLYGLIKIRSRREGAGVAPLEGDAHGPPTPGNHDRER; encoded by the coding sequence ATGCCGCTGCGCGCcgcgagcggcgccggcgctggcgccctGGTCGCAAtcgcctacgccgccgtcgcgctcgcGGCGCTGCGCCTGCTGCTGTCCTACAAGTCGGCGCTCTACGCGCTGCGCCGGCTGTGGCGGTGCGCCGACGAGTGGGCGCAGGCGTACCAGTACCACGAGGTGCCGCGCTTCGCGTGCGACGGCGCCGAGAACCCGCTCTTCCGCAAGGCCGCCGCGTACGTGGCGGCGTTGCCGTCGCTGGAGGACGCCGACGCCACGTCCGTGCTCTCGTCGGCGTCCAGGACCAACGGCGGCCTCTCGCTCCAGCTCGGCCCGGGCCACACCGCGCGGGACGCGTTCCTCGGCGCGCGCCTCGCGTGGACCAACACCGACGACGACCGCCTGGTGCTGCGCGTGCGCCGCCACGACCGCACCCGCGTGCTGCGCCCCTACCTGCAGCACGTCGAGTCCGTCGCCGACGAGATGGAGCAGCGCCGGCGCGAGCTGCGGCTCTTCGCCAACACCGGCGTGGACGGGACCACCGGCGCGCCGCGGTGGGCGTCGGCGCCCTTCACCCACCCGGCCACGCTCGACGCGGTGGCCATGGACCCGGACCTCAAGGCCCGTGTCCGCGCCGACCTCGAGAGCTTCCTCAAGGGCCGCGCCTACTACCACCGCCTCGGCCGCGCCTGGCGCCGGAGCTACCTCCTCTACGGCCCGCCGGGCACCGGCAAGTCTACGttcgcggcggccatggcgcgctTCCTGGGCTACGACGTCTACGACATCGACCTCTCCCGCGCCGGCAACGACGACCTCCGCGCGCTGCTCATGCACACCACCCCGCGCTCGCTCATCCTCGTCGAGGACCTGGACCGGTACGTCCAGGGAGGCGGGGACGGCGAGGCGCGGGCTGCGAGGGTGCTGAGCTTCATGGACGGCGTCGCCTCCTgctgcggcgaggagcgggTGATGGTGTTCACGATGCGCGGCGGCAAGGACGCCGTGGacgcggcggtggtgcggccGGGGCGGCTAGACGTGCACATCCACTTCACGCTCTGCGACTTCGAGGCGTTCAAGGCGCTGGCCAGCAACTACCTGGGGCTCAAGGACCACAAGCTCTACCCGCAGGTGGAGGAGGGCTTCCACGCCGGCGCACGCCTCAGCCCCGCCGAGCTCGGCGAGATCATGCTCGCCAACCGCGCCTCACCGAGCCGCGCGCTCCGCAACGTCATCACCAAGCTGCAGCACGTGTCCGGCggaggcgcgccgccgcggcacccGGCGCACAAGCGTAACACCAGCTGGTCCGGGGCCGGGCAGCAGTGGGAGGAGCAGCCGGCGCGCGCTAGCGCGGAATCCACGGAGGCCGACGAGACGGCCgccccggcgggcggcggggtgttCGGCAAGGACGCGCCGATGAGGGAGTTCAAGAAGCTGTACGGGCTGATCAAGATCAGGAGCCGGAGGGAGGGCGCCGGCGTCGCGCCACTGGAAGGCGACGCGCACGGGCCGCCGACGCCGGGCAACCACGACAGGGAGCGCTGA
- the LOC117837085 gene encoding uncharacterized protein isoform X1 encodes MVRSASMRRSSVPTPAAVPAFTVSPGDYRLLEEVGYGANAVVYRAVFIPTNRTVAVKCLDLDRVNSNLDDVRKEAQTMSLIDHPNIIRSYCSFVVDHNLWVVMPFMSEGSCLHLMKVAYPDGFDEPIIASILKETLKALEYLHRQGHIHRDVKAGNILIDSPGVVKLGDFGVSACMFDRGDRQRARNTFVGTPCWMAPEVLQPGTGYNFKADIWSFGITALELAHGHAPFSKYPPMKVLLMTLQNAPPGLDYDRDKKFSKSFKEMVAMCLVKDQTKRPTAEKLLKHSFFKNAKPPELTVKSVLTDLPPLWDRVKALQLKDAAQLALKRMPSSEQEALSMSEYQRGVSAWNFDIEDLKAQASLICDDDPLELKEDDGSARITDIDKDTSSDGHFGKPTQLNGNNCSERTSAEQGQNGPERSEALSSNNGSAHSERKADGHKNPGSEIDLLPSTSPDGKNCKSEVRQKQRTYSGPIMQSGLHNSSMTERGHIVERDVGGQSVSDKQKNGTRRTNNLSGPLSLPTRASANSLSAPIRSSAGYVGSLGDKPKRTMVEIKGRFSVTSENVDLAKVQEVPMSSASCKLQEGPSLRKSASVGDWSVNAKTMSTSHQRKELCNSSVSSSVLIPHLQNLVKQTVFQQDLITNLLSSLQQNERVDADQSRVQSIGSDTVVEASTAEGERSILVKIFELQSRMISLTDELIAAKLKHVQLQGELNALYCQEEIVDRREDENEEA; translated from the exons ATGGTGAGGAGCGCGAGTATGCGGCGGTCCTCCGTgcccacgccggcggcggtgccggcgttCACCGTGTCGCCCGGCGACTACCGCCTGCTGGAGGAAGTGGGCTACGGCGCCAACGCCGTCGTCTACCGCGCGGTGTTCATCCCAACCAACCGAACGGTCGCTGTGAAGTGCCTGGATCTCGATCGGGTCAACAGTAACCTT GATGATGTAAGAAAGGAAGCTCAAACTATGAGCTTGATAGATCACCCTAACATCATCAGGTCTTACTGCTCATTTGTTGTGGATCATAACCTTTGGGTGGTAATGCCATTCATGTCAGAGGGTTCATGTTTGCACCTCATGAAGGTTGCATATCCTGATGGTTTTGATGAGCCTATTATCGCCTCTATTCTTAAGGAAACACTCAAAGCCCTAGAATACCTCCATAGGCAAGGACATATTCATCGTGATGTGAAG GCAGGTAATATCCTTATTGATAGTCCTGGTGTAGTCAAGCTTGGGGACTTCGGCGTCTCTGCTTGCATGTTTGATAGAGGTGATAGGCAAAGGGCTAGAAATACATTTGTGGGAACGCCATGCTG GATGGCTCCAGAAGTTCTCCAGCCTGGAACCGGATATAATTTCAA AGCTGATATATGGTCATTTGGAATAACTGCACTGGAGCTAGCACATGGACATGCTCCCTTTTCGAAGTATCCTCCCATGAAG GTTCTTCTCATGACGCTTCAAAATGCTCCTCCAGGTCTTGATTATGACCGCGATAAAAAATTCTCAAAG TCCTTCAAGGAAATGGTTGCGATGTGCTTGGtgaaagatcaaacaaagaggCCAACAGCTGAAAAGTTACTTAAGCATTCTTTTTTCAAGAATGCAAAGCCTCCGGAGCTGACCGTTAAGAGTGTTTTAACTGATTTGCCCCCTCTTTGGGATCGGGTTAAGGCACTCCAG CTAAAAGATGCAGCACAGCTGGCTTTGAAGAGAATGCCTTCTTCAGAACAGGAAGCACTTTCCATG AGTGAGTACCAACGAGGTGTTAGTGCATGGAACTTTGATATCGAGGATCTAAAGGCTCAAGCATCACTG ATTTGTGATGACGATCCACTTGAATTAAAAGAAGACGATGGCAGTGCTAGAATAACAGACATTGATAAG GATACATCTTCTGACGGTCATTTTGGAAAGCCGACACAGTTGAATGGAAATAACTGCAG TGAAAGAACTTCTGCTGAGCAAGGTCAAAATGGCCCCGAAAGAAGTGAAGCATTGTCTTCCAATAATGGTAGTGCCCATAGTGAAAGGAAGGCTGATGGACATAAAAATCCAGGATCAGAAATTGATTTGTTGCCCTCTACATCACCAGATGGGAAAAATTGTAAAAGTGAAGTCAGGCAAAAACAAAGGACATATTCTGGTCCAATTATGCAATCTGGCCTGCATAATAGTTCGATGACTGAAAGGGGTCACATTGTTGAAAG GGATGTAGGAGGTCAATCTGTATCTGATAAACAAAAGAATGGTACAAGAAGAACCAATAATCTTAGCGGTCCTCTGTCACTCCCAACTCGTGCTTCTGCAAACAGTCTTTCTGCTCCTATTCGATCATCTGCTG GTTATGTAGGCTCTTTGGGTGATAAACCTAAGCGTACTATGGTGGAAATTAAAGGCCGCTTCTCAGTGACATCTGAGAATGTGGATCTTGCAAAG GTTCAAGAAGTTCCAATGAGCAGTGCCTCATGCAAATTGCAAGAG GGACCTTCACTGAGAAAATCAGCAAGTGTCGGTGATTGGTCAGTTAATGCCAAGACAATG TCTACTAGTCATCAACGGAAGGAACTCTGCAATAGCTCTGTATCTTCATCAGTTCTGATTCCCCATCTTCAAAACCTTGTAAAGCAGACCGTATTTCAGCAA GATCTGATTACAAACCTACTAAGTAGTTTGCAGCAAAATGAGAGAGTTGATG CAGACCAGTCAAGAGTTCAGAGTATTGGAAGTGATACGGTG GTTGAAGCATCTACGGCTGAGGGAGAACGCTCCATACTTGTTAAAATTTTTGAATTACAATCTAG AATGATTTCTTTAACTGATGAATTGATTGCGGCAAAGCTGAAACATGTTCAG CTGCAAGGAGAGCTAAATGCGCTGTACTGCCAAGAAGAAATTGTTGACAGGAGAGAGGACGAAAATGAGGAGGCGTGA
- the LOC117837085 gene encoding uncharacterized protein isoform X2 → MVRSASMRRSSVPTPAAVPAFTVSPGDYRLLEEVGYGANAVVYRAVFIPTNRTVAVKCLDLDRVNSNLDDVRKEAQTMSLIDHPNIIRSYCSFVVDHNLWVVMPFMSEGSCLHLMKVAYPDGFDEPIIASILKETLKALEYLHRQGHIHRDVKAGNILIDSPGVVKLGDFGVSACMFDRGDRQRARNTFVGTPCWMAPEVLQPGTGYNFKADIWSFGITALELAHGHAPFSKYPPMKVLLMTLQNAPPGLDYDRDKKFSKSFKEMVAMCLVKDQTKRPTAEKLLKHSFFKNAKPPELTVKSVLTDLPPLWDRVKALQLKDAAQLALKRMPSSEQEALSMSEYQRGVSAWNFDIEDLKAQASLICDDDPLELKEDDGSARITDIDKDTSSDGHFGKPTQLNGNNCSERTSAEQGQNGPERSEALSSNNGSAHSERKADGHKNPGSEIDLLPSTSPDGKNCKSEVRQKQRTYSGPIMQSGLHNSSMTERGHIVERDVGGQSVSDKQKNGTRRTNNLSGPLSLPTRASANSLSAPIRSSAGYVGSLGDKPKRTMVEIKGRFSVTSENVDLAKVQEVPMSSASCKLQEGPSLRKSASVGDWSVNAKTMSTSHQRKELCNSSVSSSVLIPHLQNLVKQTVFQQDLITNLLSSLQQNERVDDQSRVQSIGSDTVVEASTAEGERSILVKIFELQSRMISLTDELIAAKLKHVQLQGELNALYCQEEIVDRREDENEEA, encoded by the exons ATGGTGAGGAGCGCGAGTATGCGGCGGTCCTCCGTgcccacgccggcggcggtgccggcgttCACCGTGTCGCCCGGCGACTACCGCCTGCTGGAGGAAGTGGGCTACGGCGCCAACGCCGTCGTCTACCGCGCGGTGTTCATCCCAACCAACCGAACGGTCGCTGTGAAGTGCCTGGATCTCGATCGGGTCAACAGTAACCTT GATGATGTAAGAAAGGAAGCTCAAACTATGAGCTTGATAGATCACCCTAACATCATCAGGTCTTACTGCTCATTTGTTGTGGATCATAACCTTTGGGTGGTAATGCCATTCATGTCAGAGGGTTCATGTTTGCACCTCATGAAGGTTGCATATCCTGATGGTTTTGATGAGCCTATTATCGCCTCTATTCTTAAGGAAACACTCAAAGCCCTAGAATACCTCCATAGGCAAGGACATATTCATCGTGATGTGAAG GCAGGTAATATCCTTATTGATAGTCCTGGTGTAGTCAAGCTTGGGGACTTCGGCGTCTCTGCTTGCATGTTTGATAGAGGTGATAGGCAAAGGGCTAGAAATACATTTGTGGGAACGCCATGCTG GATGGCTCCAGAAGTTCTCCAGCCTGGAACCGGATATAATTTCAA AGCTGATATATGGTCATTTGGAATAACTGCACTGGAGCTAGCACATGGACATGCTCCCTTTTCGAAGTATCCTCCCATGAAG GTTCTTCTCATGACGCTTCAAAATGCTCCTCCAGGTCTTGATTATGACCGCGATAAAAAATTCTCAAAG TCCTTCAAGGAAATGGTTGCGATGTGCTTGGtgaaagatcaaacaaagaggCCAACAGCTGAAAAGTTACTTAAGCATTCTTTTTTCAAGAATGCAAAGCCTCCGGAGCTGACCGTTAAGAGTGTTTTAACTGATTTGCCCCCTCTTTGGGATCGGGTTAAGGCACTCCAG CTAAAAGATGCAGCACAGCTGGCTTTGAAGAGAATGCCTTCTTCAGAACAGGAAGCACTTTCCATG AGTGAGTACCAACGAGGTGTTAGTGCATGGAACTTTGATATCGAGGATCTAAAGGCTCAAGCATCACTG ATTTGTGATGACGATCCACTTGAATTAAAAGAAGACGATGGCAGTGCTAGAATAACAGACATTGATAAG GATACATCTTCTGACGGTCATTTTGGAAAGCCGACACAGTTGAATGGAAATAACTGCAG TGAAAGAACTTCTGCTGAGCAAGGTCAAAATGGCCCCGAAAGAAGTGAAGCATTGTCTTCCAATAATGGTAGTGCCCATAGTGAAAGGAAGGCTGATGGACATAAAAATCCAGGATCAGAAATTGATTTGTTGCCCTCTACATCACCAGATGGGAAAAATTGTAAAAGTGAAGTCAGGCAAAAACAAAGGACATATTCTGGTCCAATTATGCAATCTGGCCTGCATAATAGTTCGATGACTGAAAGGGGTCACATTGTTGAAAG GGATGTAGGAGGTCAATCTGTATCTGATAAACAAAAGAATGGTACAAGAAGAACCAATAATCTTAGCGGTCCTCTGTCACTCCCAACTCGTGCTTCTGCAAACAGTCTTTCTGCTCCTATTCGATCATCTGCTG GTTATGTAGGCTCTTTGGGTGATAAACCTAAGCGTACTATGGTGGAAATTAAAGGCCGCTTCTCAGTGACATCTGAGAATGTGGATCTTGCAAAG GTTCAAGAAGTTCCAATGAGCAGTGCCTCATGCAAATTGCAAGAG GGACCTTCACTGAGAAAATCAGCAAGTGTCGGTGATTGGTCAGTTAATGCCAAGACAATG TCTACTAGTCATCAACGGAAGGAACTCTGCAATAGCTCTGTATCTTCATCAGTTCTGATTCCCCATCTTCAAAACCTTGTAAAGCAGACCGTATTTCAGCAA GATCTGATTACAAACCTACTAAGTAGTTTGCAGCAAAATGAGAGAGTTGATG ACCAGTCAAGAGTTCAGAGTATTGGAAGTGATACGGTG GTTGAAGCATCTACGGCTGAGGGAGAACGCTCCATACTTGTTAAAATTTTTGAATTACAATCTAG AATGATTTCTTTAACTGATGAATTGATTGCGGCAAAGCTGAAACATGTTCAG CTGCAAGGAGAGCTAAATGCGCTGTACTGCCAAGAAGAAATTGTTGACAGGAGAGAGGACGAAAATGAGGAGGCGTGA
- the LOC117838026 gene encoding uncharacterized protein, with protein MKAGRKNLRRACDEGAAVTLAEGESIMQVLTLRGSNVIEVTDGEGVKSLALFPAKFQRSFWIKSGSFVVVDASGRDQALESGSKIACVVSQVLFHEQVRALQKSGNWPAIFKSTPNEGSQAGTQAQTTQVDEEQDSDEDDDLPPLEANTNRNRLYELYSDSDSGSDS; from the exons ATGAAAGCGGGAAGGAAGAACCTGCGGCGTGCGTGCGACGAGGGAGCCGCCGTCACGCTCGCCGAGGGCGAGAGCATCATGCAGGTCCTCACGCTGCGGGGCTCCAACGTCATCGAG GTGACGGACGGCGAGGGCGTCAAATCCCTGGCCTTGTTCCCGGCCAAGTTCCAGAGGAGCTTCTGGATCAAGAGCG GGAGTTTCGTGGTTGTCGATGCTAGTGGGAGGGATCAGGCTCTGGAATCAGGGAGCAAGATTGCGTGCGTTGTCTCGCAAGTCCTCTTCCACGAACAAGTTCGGGCTCTGCAGAAGTCTGGTAACTG GCCAGCTATTTTCAAGTCAACTCCAAATGAAGGTTCACAGGCGGGAACACAAGCACAAACTACCCAGGTTGATGAGGAGCAAGATtctgatgaagatgatgatctGCCACCGCTAGAAGCAAACACGAACAGGAATAGACTATATGAACTGTATTCTGATTCAGACAGTGGTTCTGATTCCTAA
- the LOC117838024 gene encoding uncharacterized protein encodes MCRATSMEDGPHAGGFLHPSPTLDIRAFYLRLSSSSSPSAPAPAELALVYHPAIGGAALALNGRALPPAAPAEVTLRQVAGDAYASADRVAATEGARFEVYAGKEMAAEGVFRRRRISGEGGWRVECRRAAAASPTVAVAEVVVLAEGGVLMRDRARATSRRRIGCGATRLEGIPEEATDVGRGCQCGGACGDDEWEVVGDDSDDAVAWKKEEDVEVETVRWAMEMGVWAVCLGVGLLATARRFRRKRAFW; translated from the coding sequence ATGTGCCGCGCCACGTCGATGGAGGACGGCCCCCACGCCGGGGGCTTCCTCCACCCGTCCCCGACCCTCGACATCCGCGCCTTCTACCTCcgcctctcctcttcctcttccccttccgccccggcgccggcggagctcGCGCTCGTCTACCACCCGGCGATAGGCGGCGCCGCGCTGGCGCTCAACGGCCGCGcgctcccgccggcggcgcccgcggagGTCACGCTCCGCCAGGTCGCCGGGGACGCGTACGCCAGCGCCGaccgcgtcgccgccaccgAGGGCGCGCGGTTCGAGGTTTACGCCGggaaggagatggcggcggagggcgtcTTCAGGCGCCGCCGAATCAGCGGGGAGGGTGGGTGGCGCGTGGAGTGCcgccgggccgcggcggcgtcgccgacggtggcggtggcggaggtggtggtgctcgCGGAGGGCGGCGTGCTGATGCGGGACAGGGCGAGGGCGACGTCCAGGCGGCGGATCGGGTGCGGGGCCACGAGGCTCGAGGGGATCCCGGAGGAGGCCACGGACGTCGGACGGGGATGCCAGTGCGGGGGGGCATGCGGCGATGACGAGTGGGAGGTGGTCGGGGACGACTCCGACGACGCTGTGGCgtggaaaaaggaggaggaCGTCGAGGTGGAGACGGTGAGGTGGGCGATGGAGATGGGTGTGTGGGCCGTCTGCCTCGGCGTCGGCCTGCTCGCCACGGCCAGGCGGTTCCGCCGGAAGCGTGCCTTCTGGTGA